Proteins encoded together in one Agromyces sp. 3263 window:
- a CDS encoding LysR family transcriptional regulator, which translates to MSDASIEGLAAALDLQTVRVVRQIAEHGSLTGAAEALGYSQPAVSQQLRRFEARTGIALVERVGRGIRLTQSGRVLARHANAVATALEAAAGELADIRGLRAGRVRLVAFPSASATLVPRLIAALGAAHPGVGVTYVEAEPPEAVAAVRADRADLAITFSYPGDRDDPHRASARGLDVRAFDDEPMRLVLPAGHPAAASDVVDLAALADDPWIAGCPRCRGHLLQLSDAAGFAPRIAFETDNFVAVEGMVAQGLGVALLPALALAASPRHRGVVTRPTAGADVRSLHLVTARGAERVPAIAATIAALESLAA; encoded by the coding sequence ATGTCCGACGCATCGATCGAGGGACTCGCCGCCGCGCTCGACCTGCAGACCGTGCGGGTGGTGCGGCAGATCGCCGAGCACGGCTCACTCACCGGGGCGGCTGAGGCGCTCGGCTACAGCCAGCCCGCCGTGAGCCAGCAGCTCCGTCGCTTCGAGGCGCGCACCGGCATCGCGCTCGTCGAGCGGGTCGGCCGCGGCATCCGGCTCACCCAGTCGGGGCGCGTGCTCGCCCGGCACGCCAACGCGGTGGCGACCGCGCTCGAGGCCGCGGCCGGCGAGCTCGCCGACATCCGCGGGCTGCGTGCCGGCCGTGTGCGGCTCGTCGCGTTCCCGTCGGCATCGGCGACGCTCGTGCCCCGCCTCATCGCGGCGCTCGGCGCCGCGCACCCCGGCGTCGGCGTGACCTACGTCGAGGCCGAGCCGCCCGAGGCGGTCGCCGCCGTCCGCGCCGACCGGGCCGATCTCGCGATCACCTTCAGCTATCCGGGCGACCGGGACGACCCGCACCGCGCCAGCGCGCGCGGGCTCGACGTGCGGGCGTTCGACGACGAGCCGATGCGGCTCGTGCTTCCGGCAGGACATCCGGCCGCGGCATCCGACGTCGTCGACCTGGCCGCCCTCGCAGACGATCCCTGGATCGCCGGATGCCCGCGCTGCCGCGGCCACCTGCTCCAGCTCTCGGATGCCGCGGGCTTCGCGCCCCGTATCGCCTTCGAGACCGACAACTTCGTCGCCGTCGAGGGCATGGTGGCGCAGGGGCTCGGCGTGGCGCTGCTGCCGGCGCTGGCCCTGGCGGCGTCGCCGCGGCACCGCGGCGTCGTCACCCGTCCGACCGCGGGAGCCGACGTGC
- a CDS encoding fumarylacetoacetate hydrolase family protein, which yields MKIARFSHGETIAFGILDEEDDELVVLKADPMFAGFEPTGERVPLSEAKLLAPVIPRSKVVAVGKNYREHAEEMGGEAPTEPLLFLKPNTSVIGPGDAIVLPPQSEQVEHEGEVAVVIGRIARNVAEADAAGVIFGYTIANDVTARDLQRRDGQWTRAKGFDTFCPLGPVIDTDLDLESGTIEVSVDGERRQHGRLADMVHSIPSIIAYASSVFTLLPGDVILTGTPAGVGPIVDGNTVDVTVSGLGTLSNPVRAAAR from the coding sequence ATGAAGATCGCGCGTTTCTCCCACGGCGAGACCATCGCCTTCGGCATCCTCGACGAGGAGGATGACGAGCTCGTCGTGCTGAAGGCCGACCCCATGTTCGCGGGGTTCGAGCCCACGGGCGAGCGTGTGCCGCTGAGCGAGGCGAAGCTGCTCGCGCCCGTCATCCCGCGGTCGAAGGTGGTCGCGGTCGGCAAGAACTACCGTGAGCACGCCGAGGAGATGGGCGGCGAGGCGCCGACCGAGCCGCTGCTGTTCCTGAAGCCGAACACGTCGGTCATCGGTCCGGGCGATGCCATCGTGCTGCCGCCGCAGAGCGAGCAGGTCGAGCATGAGGGGGAGGTGGCCGTGGTCATCGGCCGCATCGCGAGGAACGTGGCCGAGGCGGATGCCGCGGGCGTGATCTTCGGGTACACGATCGCGAACGACGTCACGGCCCGCGACCTGCAGCGGCGCGACGGCCAGTGGACGCGCGCGAAGGGCTTCGACACGTTCTGCCCGCTGGGGCCCGTGATCGACACCGACCTCGACCTCGAATCGGGCACCATCGAGGTGAGCGTCGACGGCGAGCGACGGCAGCACGGCCGGCTCGCCGACATGGTGCACTCGATCCCCTCGATCATCGCCTACGCCTCGAGCGTCTTCACGCTGCTTCCCGGCGACGTCATCCTCACGGGCACACCGGCGGGGGTCGGCCCGATCGTCGACGGCAACACGGTGGACGTCACCGTCTCGGGGCTGGGCACGCTCTCGAACCCGGTCCGGGCCGCCGCGCGCTGA
- a CDS encoding aminotransferase class V-fold PLP-dependent enzyme, whose product MSTFRDRFAAGRGYLAACTLGLPADVTREAVLADLERWASGTASAVEYSATLERARGHAATLLGVDAARVATGSQVSVFTGLAAASAPAGAEVLCIDGDFSSVVAPFLARSDLRVRHVPLADLADGVRPDTWMVSYSLVQSATGEIADAASVADAAQNAGARVLVDTTQATGWLPTTDLDADLIVCHAYKWLGAPRGAAFAAVSGRLADELTPYTAGWYSGADPWSSCYGPDLHLAGDATRFDVSPAWHAWAGAEAALGFAASLDAAEVHDHALGLANAFRGRLGLDAGDSAIVAWPDAEGADLAALTAAGITASGRAGRARVAFHLWNDLEDVELAATALGR is encoded by the coding sequence ATGTCCACCTTCCGGGATCGATTCGCCGCCGGCCGCGGCTACCTCGCCGCCTGCACGCTCGGGCTGCCCGCCGACGTCACGCGCGAGGCCGTGCTGGCTGACCTCGAACGCTGGGCGTCCGGCACCGCGAGCGCCGTCGAGTACTCCGCGACCCTCGAACGCGCTCGCGGCCACGCCGCGACCCTCCTCGGCGTGGACGCCGCCCGCGTCGCCACGGGTTCGCAAGTCTCGGTGTTCACCGGGCTCGCCGCGGCATCCGCCCCCGCGGGCGCCGAGGTGCTGTGCATCGACGGCGACTTCTCCTCGGTCGTGGCCCCCTTCCTCGCCCGGAGCGACCTGCGCGTGCGCCACGTGCCGCTCGCCGACCTCGCCGACGGGGTGCGCCCCGACACGTGGATGGTCTCGTACTCGCTCGTGCAGTCGGCGACGGGTGAGATCGCCGACGCGGCATCCGTCGCTGACGCCGCCCAGAACGCCGGAGCGCGGGTGCTCGTCGACACGACCCAGGCCACCGGCTGGCTGCCGACCACCGACCTTGACGCAGACCTCATCGTCTGCCACGCCTACAAGTGGCTGGGCGCGCCCCGCGGCGCCGCGTTCGCCGCCGTCTCGGGGCGACTCGCCGACGAGCTGACGCCGTACACGGCAGGCTGGTACTCGGGAGCGGATCCGTGGTCCTCCTGCTATGGGCCCGACCTCCACCTCGCCGGCGACGCGACCCGGTTCGACGTCTCCCCCGCCTGGCACGCGTGGGCCGGCGCCGAGGCCGCGCTCGGATTCGCCGCGTCCCTCGATGCCGCCGAGGTGCACGACCACGCCCTCGGGCTCGCGAACGCGTTCCGCGGGCGCCTCGGCCTCGACGCCGGTGACAGCGCGATCGTCGCCTGGCCCGACGCCGAGGGCGCCGACCTTGCGGCGCTCACCGCTGCGGGCATCACCGCGTCGGGCCGGGCGGGCCGTGCTCGGGTCGCGTTCCACCTGTGGAACGACCTCGAGGACGTCGAGCTCGCCGCGACCGCGCTGGGGCGTTGA
- a CDS encoding GNAT family acetyltransferase produces the protein MPGAAIRPFRREDTEPVVALWRAAGLVVPWNDPYRDIERKLTVQPDLFLVAEDDGGAVVGAAMVGYDGHRGWVNYLAVDASRRGEGLGAAIMAEAERLLIALGCPKLNLQVRSTNQGVIDWYRSLGYEPDHAVSLGKRLIADAPDQ, from the coding sequence ATGCCCGGCGCGGCCATCCGGCCGTTCCGTCGTGAGGACACCGAGCCGGTGGTGGCGCTCTGGCGCGCTGCCGGCCTGGTGGTCCCGTGGAACGACCCGTACCGCGACATCGAGCGCAAGCTCACGGTGCAGCCCGACCTGTTCCTCGTCGCCGAGGACGACGGGGGAGCGGTGGTGGGCGCGGCGATGGTCGGCTACGACGGCCATCGCGGCTGGGTGAACTACCTCGCGGTCGACGCGTCGCGTCGCGGGGAGGGCCTGGGCGCGGCGATCATGGCCGAGGCAGAGCGGCTCCTCATCGCGCTGGGATGCCCCAAGCTCAACCTGCAGGTGCGCTCGACGAACCAGGGCGTCATCGACTGGTACCGCTCGCTCGGCTACGAGCCCGACCACGCGGTGAGCCTCGGCAAGCGACTCATCGCCGATGCCCCCGACCAATAG
- a CDS encoding branched-chain amino acid aminotransferase produces MTINLPLQAPSAAGLTWNVTRNDAAKTDAEREAILADPGFGNHFTDHMVDLCWSEKGGWHRPRVSPYGPIQLEPSAAVLHYAQEIFEGLKAYRHADGSVWTFRPYENAARMQRSAARLALPELPSEYFLDSLRQLVAVDGAWVPTAPEMSLYLRPFMFAKEAFLGVRPAKKVAYYLIASPAGAYFHGGVQPVSIWLSTKYARAGKGGTGAAKTGGNYASSLLPQAEAAEHGCQQVLFLDEGKYLEELGGMNVVLVYRDGTLVTPESDSILEGITRDSVLQLAKDRGHTVESRKVTIDEWREGAASGDIVGAFACGTAAVITPIGRLLAEDFEIVHSGSAASELALSLREELTGIQYGRVEDRHGWLTRLDA; encoded by the coding sequence ATGACCATCAACCTCCCGCTCCAGGCCCCGTCCGCTGCAGGACTCACCTGGAACGTCACCCGTAACGACGCGGCGAAGACCGACGCCGAGCGCGAGGCGATCCTCGCCGATCCCGGCTTCGGCAACCACTTCACCGACCACATGGTCGACCTCTGCTGGTCGGAGAAGGGCGGATGGCACCGCCCGCGCGTCTCGCCCTACGGCCCGATCCAGCTCGAGCCGTCGGCCGCGGTGCTGCACTACGCGCAGGAGATCTTCGAGGGCCTGAAGGCCTACCGCCACGCCGACGGCTCCGTCTGGACCTTCCGGCCCTACGAGAACGCGGCCCGCATGCAGCGCTCGGCGGCCCGTCTCGCCCTGCCCGAGCTGCCGAGCGAGTACTTCCTCGACTCGCTGCGCCAGCTCGTCGCGGTCGACGGCGCGTGGGTGCCGACGGCTCCCGAGATGAGCCTCTACCTGCGCCCCTTCATGTTCGCGAAGGAGGCGTTCCTCGGCGTGCGCCCCGCGAAGAAGGTCGCCTACTACCTCATCGCGAGCCCGGCCGGAGCGTACTTCCACGGCGGCGTGCAGCCCGTGTCGATCTGGCTGTCGACGAAGTACGCCCGCGCCGGCAAGGGCGGCACCGGTGCGGCGAAGACCGGCGGCAACTACGCGTCGAGCCTGCTGCCGCAGGCCGAGGCGGCCGAGCACGGGTGCCAGCAGGTGCTGTTCCTCGACGAGGGGAAGTACCTCGAGGAGCTCGGCGGCATGAACGTGGTGCTGGTCTATCGCGACGGCACGCTCGTGACGCCCGAGTCCGACTCGATCCTCGAGGGCATCACGCGCGACTCGGTGCTGCAGCTCGCGAAGGATCGTGGCCACACGGTCGAGAGCCGCAAGGTCACGATCGACGAGTGGCGCGAGGGGGCGGCATCCGGCGACATCGTGGGCGCGTTCGCGTGCGGCACCGCGGCGGTCATCACGCCCATCGGCCGCCTGCTCGCCGAGGACTTCGAGATCGTGCACTCGGGATCGGCGGCCTCGGAGCTGGCGCTCTCGCTCCGCGAGGAGCTCACCGGCATCCAGTACGGCCGCGTCGAGGACCGCCACGGCTGGCTGACCCGCCTCGACGCCTGA